A part of Thermotoga sp. KOL6 genomic DNA contains:
- a CDS encoding DUF4894 domain-containing protein yields the protein MRALRIIFFILMLMYGFLFVKIFVSSHREMVTISSDLASNLIENFNIHENSIIIDSRKPIGVVLYKGNYYLVSEKGILICSLPNWSFLKFYPLFLGVKLEGIRFSEEDKNILTLLNTVLKSSLISAVLFDSKEVVLLKGARILVEDWVSFVKNFDVIESQYDAIEPRGEYFLSSEGILMEMRGD from the coding sequence ATGAGAGCCCTGAGAATAATATTTTTTATATTGATGTTGATGTACGGTTTTCTTTTTGTAAAAATTTTTGTCTCCAGTCATCGAGAAATGGTGACCATCTCAAGTGATTTAGCATCTAATTTGATAGAAAATTTTAACATTCATGAGAATAGTATTATAATAGATTCCAGAAAACCCATAGGAGTTGTGTTGTACAAGGGGAATTATTATCTGGTTTCCGAAAAGGGTATTCTGATTTGTTCGCTCCCGAATTGGAGTTTTTTGAAATTCTATCCGTTATTTTTGGGAGTGAAATTGGAGGGGATTCGTTTTTCGGAAGAGGATAAAAATATTTTGACACTACTTAACACCGTTTTGAAAAGTTCGTTAATTTCGGCAGTGTTATTTGATTCAAAGGAAGTTGTTCTACTCAAGGGTGCCAGAATTTTGGTTGAAGATTGGGTGTCTTTTGTGAAGAATTTCGATGTGATAGAGTCACAATACGATGCGATCGAACCAAGGGGCGAATACTTTCTTTCATCCGAAGGTATTTTGATGGAAATGAGGGGTGATTGA
- a CDS encoding cell division protein FtsA yields MSKATFFTSIDIGSRYIKGLVLKKHDQEWEALAYSSVKSRGLDEGEIKDAIAFKESVNTLLRELEEQLQRSLRSEFIVSFSNVGFEKKDVVAERDFGEDKRLINLDILGEIQSEALEKLEEEGKKPLHLFSKRYLLDDERIVFNPLDMRASKITVEYTSIVIPVKVYEMFYNFLQDIIKSPFQLRSSLVSTAEGILTSSEKDRGVVVLNLGYNFTGLIAYKNGVPVKISYVPVGMKHVIKDVSAVLDTSFEEAERLIITHGNAMYSDLKEDEIQYRGLDGNTIKTTNMKKLAVIIHARLREIMSKSKKLFREVEAKIMEEGEIGIPGGVVLSGGGAKIPRINDLATEIFRSPVRTGCYANSDRPLIVNSDEAAYDPSFAAAFGNVFSSTENPYEETPAKRENPFKRIFRLFKELME; encoded by the coding sequence TTGTCAAAGGCGACCTTTTTTACTTCTATCGATATAGGTTCCAGATACATCAAAGGATTAGTTTTAAAAAAGCACGATCAAGAATGGGAAGCTTTAGCTTATTCTAGTGTCAAATCTAGAGGATTAGACGAAGGCGAAATAAAAGATGCTATTGCTTTTAAAGAATCTGTGAACACACTTCTAAGAGAACTAGAAGAACAACTTCAAAGGTCTTTAAGAAGTGAATTCATCGTATCTTTCAGCAATGTAGGTTTCGAGAAGAAAGATGTTGTAGCAGAGAGAGACTTTGGCGAAGATAAACGATTGATAAATTTGGATATACTTGGAGAAATACAATCGGAGGCTTTGGAAAAACTTGAAGAGGAAGGGAAAAAACCTCTTCATCTGTTTTCTAAAAGATATCTACTCGACGATGAGAGAATCGTTTTCAATCCTCTCGATATGAGAGCATCCAAGATCACCGTTGAGTACACTTCTATCGTTATTCCTGTAAAGGTTTATGAGATGTTCTACAACTTCCTACAAGATATAATTAAAAGTCCTTTCCAGTTGAGATCATCACTCGTGTCTACTGCAGAAGGAATTCTCACTTCTTCGGAAAAAGACCGTGGTGTTGTGGTTTTGAACTTGGGTTATAACTTCACCGGTTTGATAGCTTACAAGAACGGTGTCCCAGTGAAAATTTCTTATGTTCCTGTTGGTATGAAACATGTGATCAAAGATGTTTCTGCGGTTTTGGATACTTCCTTTGAAGAGGCGGAAAGGTTAATAATAACGCATGGCAATGCCATGTACAGCGATCTTAAGGAAGATGAAATACAGTACAGAGGGTTGGATGGAAACACCATAAAAACTACAAACATGAAAAAATTAGCAGTTATTATACATGCGCGTCTCAGAGAGATTATGAGCAAATCCAAGAAATTGTTTAGAGAAGTGGAAGCAAAGATCATGGAAGAGGGAGAAATAGGAATACCGGGTGGTGTTGTTCTCTCGGGAGGAGGAGCAAAAATTCCGAGAATAAACGATCTTGCTACGGAAATCTTTAGATCTCCTGTGAGGACTGGATGTTATGCAAACTCTGATAGGCCGTTGATTGTAAACTCAGATGAAGCAGCTTACGATCCTTCTTTTGCTGCCGCTTTTGGAAATGTTTTCTCTTCGACCGAAAATCCTTACGAAGAAACACCCGCAAAACGTGAAAATCCGTTCAAGAGAATTTTTAGGTTGTTCAAAGAATTGATGGAATGA